The Ziziphus jujuba cultivar Dongzao chromosome 3, ASM3175591v1 region taaatattattttaattaattaaaaaaataaatttaaccaaataaatatatggtCCCACCAACTTTTTGATTGTAGATCTCACTTAGAAATTTTACCATTTACATTTTTAATGTCAAATTTAGCACTAACAATACCATAAGTAAATTTTGCCCCTCtccattaaaacaataaaaataaccaaCCTATGCTATTTTTTGACAATGACATATGccaaaataatttgtaattcaagttgctCTAAAAGCATAGACCGCACATGCAAGGAGGATATATTGGTTTTGTCCATAATGGATGCATGGTAGAGTTTGGAATGCAGAGATAAGAGGAGCAATCAAAGTAAAAGAGTTCGAATTTATCCAcagcataataataataataataactcagAAAATCTTCAGGAATTTAACAAAAGTTTGGTTGGCACATAACgatattatttcattatatatatatatatatatatatatacatcatatatttttctttcttatgaGTCATTAAATGAGTTTAGGTATATATCAAACGGCATAAGTTTCTTGATTATGAGCTGTTTTAGAATCATCTCTCTCAAAGCAAGACAAAGATATTGAAGAAGATTTTATGCGATCAAAcatgaaaaaagataaaaataaaaaacaatacaagACCAATACGGAAGCAGAGTTGGATTTCTTCCTTAAAAGGGTATTTGCATTTTCAATTGAGATAGAATggtgttttaaataaataaaaaatgatcaatAAGATCAAAGTATATTGCCTCATGCTTAGATTGATAAATCCAAGAAAAATTTTTATATCCACTATTCAAAAGGGCAAAATGAGCTTAAATATTTTACTGATTTAGAAAAATTTAACTATTTAGAATTTATGAAAAAGAGAATCTTGATTATTGACCGCGTCCATCTGTCTATAAAAAATGAaggacaattaattatatatcaagCTACAAGATGGAGGTATGTAATTAATTAGTTGAACAAATAGGATTCGGTACAAATTTTGGTTTTGTCTCACTTCCTTCATGGTCTATTTCTAGCAAAGTGTCGATAGAAATTTCAACAACTATTTGGGCAATTTATTGCAACTCACACCTGATattgacaaaatatatatagttaactcttggattcattaattaatttaagatgCATGCATGTTATTCAATTAATTGaaatataactatttttttttttttttgaatcttagtaattagaattatattttattttttctaattaaaaaaaaaaagaatgaagtgtcttaaatttattttgttgtgaaAGCATTCTCTACTAGATGTGACCTCTATTGACTTCAAATTTAAGAGTGATATCTAATTAGATTAGAATATCAATCAACATTGATCAGTTAGTCCAGTTCGATTTTTCTTtgggttttttcgaaaaataaccatattacaactccattttagaaaaatagcaaaatttttttttaaaaaaaaaaaatagccaaCTTTTAGTACAACAGGACCAAAATAtcctttgtactttttttttttgggtctatttTCTCTACCGAAATGCAACTTTCTTTTagtttgttgtttttggtttttttttttttttttttttccctccattcccttttcctttcgaaACAGAACTAGGGCATAAAAACAAAGCtaagctttccctttccctttagaaacaCACCAGCGCCATTTTCACTTCAAGCAAAATTATCCTCCCATTCGCCGGTGTCATAGAAGAACCAGTTTTTGGAAAATTGTTCTCCCTCCCCATGCCCATGCGATCTGATGTTGTTTGATTTTCATCTTTGAGCAGAGAGACAAGTTtctggaaaatcaaaattagcttGCAAATTTCTATAGAAGGTCCACATTTTCGTCAGTTAGTTtgccaaagaagaaaaatagcaGAAAATTGGTGGAgattttgcgaaaactgacaaactggaggaaattggcggaagttcatctttttcgccaaatttcctccgtttttactgtttttcgcaatttttcagttttacataaaatttctcccattttcaaaccatatgccacttagatatctttaaaatcacatataacagctcataaattaatttcttgcatacccatattaaataaaaagcttaaaaaatcctaaactaataaaaaatacaagaaaaaagagaaagagaaaaaacaaaaaaaaacacatatttccttacattcatctaataagaaaaaagataaaatttttacctaagTTTAGTTTGAGAtgtgagaaaatacaaaaaaatgagagtgaaaggcgatgagatgcaaagagtgaccttagagaaaccccacgaacggctgtgtagaaaccccacgaacggctgtgtagaggaagaaaggaaagggtaaaaaaaaaatcttttgcgtaattttcaattttatcaaaggtatttttgtcccaagatggctagttgttttaaaaaaaaaattttttttgctatttttctaaaatgaagttgtaagatggctatttatcgaaaaaatcctttttctttcttcaagtCTGAACTTTTCCACATGCCAGTAGGCCCAAACTTACCCACAAGAATAGAAAGATGCACTTATAAAACCGAAGAAAGGAAGTAagttgttttacttttctttccaAATGTATCTGAAAAAATGACAACCAATTacactatttttttctttttttcttctttttttccttatgattttaacaaattttaatttaaaggagCAATTACACTGTTTTATATGTACGCGCTTGCTGAATCACAAGATATTTAGAAACCTACCAAATATTTtactgaatttttaaaaaaaaaagaaaaagcaaaacataagcaaaaatgagataaaaaaattaatgttatatTGCCATACTATAAATGTGAATAGAAAGTTAGATGGTACTTATCTAATTTTCTCtatctttgattttttattgaatatgtggtattattattttttacttactatttaattaattaatgttaatttgataaatttattttctgcgtttatttttaaatgtatgtaatataattttaaatctttttattaaatcttttaaattaGTGTAATatgattttagatttttttttttttttgggttaaatttcATCTcctatgtgtgtgtgtacatatatatatatatatatatatagatatatagatatggtTGTTTACGTTAAGATTGCCATTTATGAAAGAACGAATTTGTTCTTTTACAGTGAGAAATGAAAGACAAAAGGGTTAGTGTTTGCGTGCGGTTTTTTCTGCCCTTTGTTTAATGATGTTATATTGGACAGAAATGAATGGCTGGTCTTTGTCTGAATTTCAATTGAGcaaaatctttttttgttttcgtgCATAGATTTGATGTTCGAACTTATTTACTTTCtctcttaaaaaagaaaaaagaaaaaagaaaacaaatataatataattttttgaatatattatccTGAATTTTTACGATTTAGATGCTTTGATAATCGAAACTCCATAAACTTTTTACTTGTCTTTTTTTAGGTCCTTTTTTCTtacaccaaaaaataataataataataatcaaaaataaaaaatctaagaaatataatataatttttgaatatattatccTGAATTTTTACTATATAGATGCTTTGATAATCGAAACTTATAAACTTTTGAGTTTTCAGAATCTAATTAGATATGGCAACAAAATACagctataatgaaatatatatatatatatatataaactccaTAAACTTTTTACTTGTCTTTTTCTCGGTCCTTTtttcttacaaaaaaaaaaaaaaaaacaaagaaatataatataattttttgaatatattatccTGAATTTTTACTATATAGATGCTTTGATAATCGAAACTCCATAAACTTTTGAGTTTTCAGAATCTAATTAGATATGGCAATATAATACagctataatgaaatatatatatatatatatatagatggccATAATCAACTCATGTCAAGATTCTTCCCTTATTTAACAATTATACGgactaaaagaaagaaaaagccataacattttgatatttatcatccacaaaaagtcGTGGCATTTGATGctatgtttatttacttttttgaaaCATGTCTATGTTTtttaataaccaattaacaaaataataataataataataataataatatcaagatcaataccaaattcaatttttttatataggatgacaatcattaaaaaaaaaaatgttatacgaaaaaaagtttaaattagaatataaaatatttcgAACATCACTTTTTTTTAGTATCATTTTTACTgtacaatcaattatcaaattaattataaaaattaaaaaaatattgaataatattatatttattttaataaatttaatttatagtaaacagtaacaattataaataaactattattaataaaaatatacaaaaaaatatatacatatttgataaaattatttattaattaagataaaataaccattacaattacattttatttcataaatatcatctcaatattcataaaatatttagataatttaaaattattgatatctttctcgttctcattttaaaatataaaatgtgaaaaacaacaattgaaAGATGtattttcttataataattttttatataattattaatatgtcaactataaagatcttatattaaatataattatctttgTGTTTTGTATAGTATatcctatctttttttttatttgctcagtattattaatttaaatgccaTCGATATCAATTTTACATAACATTGtatttccatattattattttatatcattattttctatttttatatagtcaattattaacttttaattatGAGATTCTAATGAATctatcttatacaaaatgtattgcaagtataaataaatatatatatatatatatacatgttatcAATTAATAGAACAAATGTATTgcaagtataaatatatatatatatatatacatgttatcAATTAATAGAACTTTTCAAGATAGTTgaatttaattcattttattttatttatatcattaaatacttaaaagacaatcaaaaaataatatatatatatatatatatatatatatcattaaatttaatttggtaaaatattttattaaatatcaataatatttttgaattttttataaaaaaaatttataggtatttcgaaatttttatgaaaatttcaaaaatttatatgaaaaatttttaaaattttgatgaatattataaattttttatccaaaatatcaagaatttgatgtggatattttgaaaaaaaaatttatgaaaattttggcaaaacttgaaaattttttatagatattatagaaatttaacctatttttatttgaaatttaaattttttttgaccccttaaaaagaaaatttcacagAATTTCgagaaaaattttgatatttaaaatcttGGGCTTTATCctttaggaaaaaaattttaaaaattaatttattatttcttgtatagattagttttcaaaaaaattgtacGCTTTGTTTAACATAAATAATCTTCCATATTATTCATctaccaatttttattttttttaatctttcaaacaaataaaaataaaattagcatTAAATACTATGTGATCTATTcatttatgttatatatttattaaaaataatcttattttagaatttttttaatttaaaactaaaacgaGATAGAAATAACCTTGATTATACAATGGATTAGAAACTACGTAGATCATAGGACAGGAAAAACCAGAACAAAGCCATGAAATCGATCAAACTGAGAACCACTCAACATGGATCCCACCCACGCCACCTAGATCCTCacaaatttgatataattaaatCTAAGTCTGGGAGAAAATTCTAAATGAATGAAGATAGTTTGTGTTCATTTTTATTTGACACAACATTAATAACTCCTGAACTAttcaaaaactgaaaaaaaaacacacacacacacatacacacacactctatatatatatatatatatataattaatccttCGATTTCATTCCATAACTTTTCCCATAAGATCATCTtgttaaaaatagatttttctaAAAGAATGTTTCATAAAAGGCTGTAGAAACatttttttcaaggaaattattttataaaaaatattttatatacgtGCATGTATGATATTTCTTAGTGCAAAATATTCTAAGagcatttttaataataaatactaatgtcaatcttaaattttaaattttattttaatcaaattatcgAACCATATTAGAGAAAGAATGTGCATAaggtataaaatatatagaatccacatttgaatattattttaattaattaaaaaataaatttaatcaaaGAAATATATGATTCCATCAACTTTTTGACTGTGACTCTGACGTGCAAATTTTGCCAATTAcatatttaatatcaaatttaacaCTAACAATATCATTAGTAAATTCTACCTCTcaccattaaaataataaaaataaccaaCTTGTGCAATTTTTGCACGGTGACATATGCCAAAAATAATACATGTAATTCCAGTTGCTCTAAAGCATAGAATATTTGGCCTCACATATAAGGAGGATATATTGGTCTTTTCAACAAGGGATGCATGGTAGAGTTTGGAATGCAGAGATAAGATTAGGGGCCACCAAAATAAAAGAGTTAACAGGACGTCATGGAACAGGATAGGGTTGTCATTGTGGACAGGTGAATCTGAACACATGAGTCATagatctattatttattttgtattattttatttcacctTTAGATGAatacaagaaatataaaaacaaaactcaatGATGAATTTAATcataaacttaaaatttaaaatattgaaggatttttttaattgcttAGTCTCGTCCTCTCATGAACAGcttataacaaaatttaaaaaatattgtttccaATTTGAATTTAATCTTCCCATCCAcagcataataataataataataatatcaactcAGAAAATCTTCTGGCATTTAATAAAAGTTTGTTTGGCacataatgatatattttcattatatatatatatatatatagaaatatatatttttctttcctatGAGGCATTAAATGAATTTAGGTATATATATCAAAGGACATAATTTTCTTGATTATGAGTGGTTTTTCTTTCCCTACAATTTCTGTGCAAGATAGAACATTTGGAAAGCACGGAACTCGTACAGCTATGGAAGACGGAGGCGTGTAATTAATTAGTTGAACGCAAAAAGGATTTGGTACAAATTTTGCTTCATGTCTCACTTCCTTTCCTGGTCTATTTCTAGCAAAGTGTAGCTAGAAATTTCAACAACTATTTGGGCAATTTATTGCAACTTACACCTGATATTGACAAAATATATACAGTTCATCGAGTCATAAAATTAAAGTCTTggattcattaattaatttaagatgCATGCACCTTATtcaattaattgaaatattactaataattttttttttttgaatcttagtaattagaattatattttattttttctaataaattttacaaaaatttagtTATAAATTACACACtaacataaaatgaaattaaataattttcaaataagatcatataaatatgcatgttaatttcatcaaatttattgatcaaactttaaaatttgaaataaatttagaaggaaaaaataaaaataaaaacagttcACAAAACAACATTGAAGTTTGACAGGACAATGAAAGATATATCATGGATATGATGAAAAGTAGAAGTGTTCTCCTTCGCaccggaaaaacaaaaaaaaaaaaaaatgaaagaagtgAAGAAGtgttctcaattttattttatttatttagttgtgAAAGCACTCTCCACTAGATGTGACCTCCATCGACTCTTTAAATTTGAGAAGTGATAACTAATCAGATCAGAATATCATTCAACATTGATCAGGAGTCCAGTAGACCCAAACTTGCCCACCAGAATAGAAAGATGCATTGATAaaaccaaagaaagaaaataagttcttttacttttctttccaAGTGTGGCCAAAAATATGCTAACCAATtacactgtttttttttttttctttttcttttttttttccttgtgatTATAACAATATTTAATCTAAAGGAGCAATTAGACTGTTTTATATGTACGCGCTTGCTGAAACGGAAGATATATAAAAGcctataaaatattttactaaattaaaaataaaaagaaaaagaaaaaacataaaaaaaaaatgagataaagaaataatgTATATATCTATACTAATACTGTAAGTGTGAATAAAAAGTAAGATGATacttatgtaattttataaatttttatgattttttattaagtATGTGATGTTACTATTTGTTGCttgttttccaattaattaatgttgattttacaaatttggtatatacatatgtggttttaaatggatataatataatttttaggtaattttacttgttttctctttaattaattaatattgattttttacaCATTTATTCTTCATATTTATGGCTTTAAAATGGatgtaatattattttaggTCTTTTTATTAAATCTCGtcttctatatttatatatatatatatatatatatatatggatgtttAAATTAAGGTTgtcatttataaaaaagaatttgttAGTGCTGCCAATCTTCCTCATACTTTTGGTATTTACAATGTTTTCCTTCTCCATTTTCATTATGCAGCTTATAATACCTTTTATGTTGTAAAAAGCTGTAGTTTACTTCAAAGTTTGTAtcagttttttatattttcaatctaCAGATTGGTACTCAATCTTcttactttctttttcattttttccctgCTTTATAGTTTCTCCATATTTTGTATGATTTGGTTCCTCTTGATATTCTTCTTgtcaatttgtttatttattttcttaggcATTTTAGCTTGGTAAAACTTAGAGTAAACATGAAATCTTGAAGACTTTTTTTCAGAATAATTAGGATTATATAGAAATGTTAGTAATACTTGCAATGAATTCAAAGACATTAGATTAGCAATAGTACTCATTTGGTTGGAAAGAAATGAAGATGAACTACGCATAAATGCTCTAATCTTGGTAGTATATGATGATTGTTCAAGTGTGTTCGATAATTTTGGGTAATTTTCATTAGTCGTTCTTGCTCTGTGAAAGTGTTGCTTGCTTCTTAATTAGTTTCTCCTAAATTTGACATCTTTTCTCATAGTTAGTTAGTATAATCCTCATCTCCTTTGTTTTTGGTCAAATTGCATAAAAATATACTTAACaaggaagattttaaatttacaaacttGTGGTAAgtgcatatatgtattttgttcAATATGTGGGGTTTGGTTACTGGTGTacttgattttaaatatgaagAGCAAATTTGGAAGAGAACCACGACGAagatagaaaaagaagaagatgtttTTGTCAAAGCATAATGTTTTGTTTTGATGTATATTAATTTCCTCAAACTCTGAAAACTCAATTATTTGATTACTTTTTTGTTTGATAACATTGttctttttcttgaaaaacgtacaaaaaataatgtttcaacttttatgtatttaaaattgtACTTTGGCAGtgagtattttaaaaaaattaagggaaaaaaaaaaacaattatgaaaGCAATAGACACAATGAacctacaattttattttcaggATTGAAGTTTGTATAATAAtctattttttatagtattttataaagacttttaattttttttattattttcaaaatcacactatttttaatatttttagtcttttaaaatttatttattattttaatatataatgtatttacgatattggcttaataaaaataaccatatataaaaaatctTGTCCATACAAATTGTTAATGTATTTACTTGTATAAAGATCTTTAAAATGTTAAGTAAAGATTAGATAAGGAGATGAGTTttatccttttgtttttttatgttttaaagcTTCTACATGATAATAATTGATACGCTTTGAAATGTAATGAATACTTATTTGTATTAAACTACTCATAAGTTTAATTGATTGTGAATGTAAATTACTTTTGACAAAACCATAACAATCAAGGTACCATCAACAAAAACATAATGACatataattaatcaatatttaagttttcatgacaaatatatatatatatatatatataaagtactcaaaattattttatttgctaaTTTTGACAAATAACAGGCTAACTGTATTAAACGCAATTGCTATTTGGTATACTTCTTCAAAATCATGTTATTAGCATATTTGACAATTACATCATCATTACACCTTGAATAAATGTGCGGGGCACTGAGTTTCCATATATATGATCTAAGCTAATATGCAAATACATTTTCATGACACAAGATCCAATACTATCttttcagctaaaaaaaaaaaaaaaaaaggaaagtccGATTCTATTTATGTCAATATGGGGGGACAACTTTCTTGGGATAAACAATCTCATCCACAAAATCCTTAAGATTTCTCTCGGAAGACCCACCTTCTTTTGAAGCTTCTCTAACCAAATCCTTCCATTTCTTAGCATTCCTTCTAATTTCCTCACCCTTTTCTCCATCTCCCATTACCAATTCCAAACACTTCTTGATCTCATCTCTTTCAATAATCCCTTCTTTGTTGGCTTTCACTCTCATTCCCGTCTTCCAAACATCCTCTATCAGCTTTGCATTGGTTCCTTGATCAGACCACTGTGGGAATGCGACCACTGGAAGACCAGAGCCCAAGCTCTCCAACGTCGAATTCCATCCGCAATGCGTCATGAAACAACCCAACGAATTGTTCGACAAAACTTCTAGCTGAGAACACCATGGTACTATCATCCCCAGCTTCTCCAATTCCTCTCTAAAACTCAATTCTTGTTCATCGTCGTCGTCGTCTTCGtctttctttactttttctctAATGACCCACAAGAACGGACGGCCTGAATCCAACAAAGCATATCCTACTTCCTCCATTTGTCGCTTCGAAAGAACGCAAATGCTTCCGAACGACACATAAATGACTGAACCTTTCGGCTTCGAGTTCAACCATTGGTTGTAATCCTTCGAGCGTTTGAATAGATCACAACCGAATGCTTTGTCACTCGGATCTTTCCCACCCAAGAAAGCTGATGGAGTTAAAGGTCCGATTGCGATCATATTGAACTTCCCGATCGCTCTTAAAGCCTCAGGCTCTAAGTCATCTAATGTGTTGACAAGCATTTTTTGGTTGGTTTCTTTGTCAAGAAAATCGAACTGCTCTTTGAATGATGGCATGGCAAAAGGGTAATTATTGGAAGCGTCAAAGAAAGAAGGAAGGTCACGGCCAGTGAGCTGCAGTGGCAGACCTGGTAATTCGATCGAATACGAAGGGTTTTCAATCTTCTCCCTGATAGTATCGCCGTAGCCATGgaagtaataataatagatgTCGAACACGGTAGCCGGCTGAATCCAAAGCATTGCTGAAGGAACATGAAGTTCTTGAGCCACCAATGGTGGCCATGAAAGAAGCAACGTGTAAATCAAGCAAGTGAATGGTCGGCCTTCGTTTTCGGCAGAGACGATGAGATCGGAGAGAGCTCGAGATCCACGACTGGTCATCTCCGACCTGAAGTGGAGGTAATCGTCGCTGGGTTTCAAACCGTCGTCGTAACCATCCGAAAACGGCGAGAACGATAAACCGGCGGGAGTTGAGCCTTTCGACATGTGGCGGTAGGCGGAGAGCGAAGTTACGAGAGTGACCTCGGCTCCAATGGCAGTTAGTCTCTTGGCAAATTGTATAGATGGGTTGATATGGCCCTGTGCCGGGAATGTGACAAGGATGAATCGAGGTTTCACCATCGCTGAAGGTGGCGCGTAAGGGAGCTTGCGGTGGTGAGAGAGTTGGGAAAATTTTAGTGGGGTTGCAAAGAAATGAAAGAttagagaagagaagagagtcGTTGGGTGCTCATAGTGAAGAAGTGGAAAATGGGGGGGATTTAAATAGGAGAAAATGGTGACGTTTGAGGTGACGAATTAATGAAGTGAGGAAGTAGTTGTGCAATGGAGTTTCTCGTCGTCTTGTACTTTGATTATGGGATGTTTAAGCACTTGATTCAATGTCATATGGACTATGCATGTATATAGAATATACTAATTAAGTCTAAGTTGTCTTACACGTGCAGACGTGCTCACCAAGGCTTGCTTGgcaaaatttgtatttatacATGTAATGCGACAAACATctatataattatctttttacCTGTCTTATTCACATGCACTGTGGTGATAACTGTGGAAATTTTTGTCCACATTTGACCAACAACACATCATGACAAGTTTGTGTGATGTATAAATTTGATAGAATTATGGACATAAAATTTCCTGGATAAAAATATTCCTTAGTGATTAATAGATatgtttattaatataaaatgacAACCTGCTAGTTAAGAGcatctttaattatattatatatatttttaattacaaagTCAAAAAATGATA contains the following coding sequences:
- the LOC107422011 gene encoding phloretin 4'-O-glucosyltransferase, which encodes MVKPRFILVTFPAQGHINPSIQFAKRLTAIGAEVTLVTSLSAYRHMSKGSTPAGLSFSPFSDGYDDGLKPSDDYLHFRSEMTSRGSRALSDLIVSAENEGRPFTCLIYTLLLSWPPLVAQELHVPSAMLWIQPATVFDIYYYYFHGYGDTIREKIENPSYSIELPGLPLQLTGRDLPSFFDASNNYPFAMPSFKEQFDFLDKETNQKMLVNTLDDLEPEALRAIGKFNMIAIGPLTPSAFLGGKDPSDKAFGCDLFKRSKDYNQWLNSKPKGSVIYVSFGSICVLSKRQMEEVGYALLDSGRPFLWVIREKVKKDEDDDDDEQELSFREELEKLGMIVPWCSQLEVLSNNSLGCFMTHCGWNSTLESLGSGLPVVAFPQWSDQGTNAKLIEDVWKTGMRVKANKEGIIERDEIKKCLELVMGDGEKGEEIRRNAKKWKDLVREASKEGGSSERNLKDFVDEIVYPKKVVPPY